The following are encoded together in the Zingiber officinale cultivar Zhangliang chromosome 8A, Zo_v1.1, whole genome shotgun sequence genome:
- the LOC122009722 gene encoding uncharacterized protein LOC122009722: MAYCDDDFAILGDDAQSHPQPPFATHRYVTSKSSTIVHHHLASISSPAKKGAVADDGGVEEHEGYGEAFGQTDVSKCPSAPAFHDHHCFVDTAIPFAPQHPAVEEDDADDEGGNDNNLELKGASISVSHHNLHHQQLAHHLPSKRDDLSDGESPYCYNSSGAANKKPKAMSSSGDYRKDREEWSDTAIGSLLDAYTEKFVQLSRGNLRGRDWEDVATIVSERCNRQKSAKSVEQCKNKIDNLKKRYKVECQRLSSSGLPGSHWTWFKKMEQLIGSSSSSKANLDDDKSVNLGSPATAARQMKRYPVTGPGPVSLNNNSKIKSLPTPRWKRVVLRINGMALSGGTQNVDPKVVMLIAKEIAIASGAGLEVAVVVGGRNYFCGDTWMTTIGIDKSSTFQIGMMASLMNSIMLQASLEKIGIEARIHSTLMLQEIAEPYIRRRAIRHLEKGKVVIFGAGAEAGNSILSTDTAAALRASEIHANAVLKGTTSDDFYNCHSRNNNGGAFEHISFREFVSRGFTAVDIAALNICEESHIPIVLFSLLEPGNLTKALCGDQVGIMIDQSGRIN, translated from the exons ATGGCCTACTGCGACGACGATTTCGCCATCCTCGGCGACGACGCCCAGTCACATCCCCAGCCGCCGTTCGCAACCCACCGCTACGTGACTTCCAAGTCGTCGACGATCGTCCATCACCACCTCGCCTCCATCTCAAGCCCTGCTAAGAAGGGAGCGGTCGCCGACGACGGTGGAGTTGAGGAACACGAGGGGTACGGAGAGGCCTTCGGTCAGACGGACGTCTCCAAGTGTCCCTCCGCCCCGGCCTTCCATGACCACCACTGCTTCGTGGACACCGCTATTCCGTTCGCGCCCCAGCATCCTGCCGTAGAGGAAGACGACGCCGACGATGAAGGAGGAAACGATAATAACCTCGAGCTAAAAGGGGCGTCGATCTCTGTTTCTCATCACAATCTCCATCACCAGCAGTTGGCCCATCATCTCCCGTCCAAGCGTGATGATCTGAGCGATGGCGAATCGCCTTACTGCTACAATAGCAGCGGGGCCGCGAATAAGAAGCCGAAGGCAATGTCGTCCTCCGGGGACTACCGGAAAGACCGGGAAGAGTGGAGCGACACGGCCATCGGCTCTCTTCTCGACGCTTACACGGAGAAGTTCGTGCAGCTCAGCCGAGGTAACCTGCGGGGACGAGATTGGGAAGACGTGGCCACTATTGTTAGCGAGCGCTGTAACAGGCAGAAGTCAGCAAAGAGCGTGGAGCAATGCAAGAATAAGATTGACAATCTCAAAAAGCGTTACAAAGTCGAATGCCAGCGGCTCAGCAGCAGTGGCCTCCCTGGTAGCCACTGGACATGGTTTAAAAAGATGGAGCAGTTGATTGGTTCCTCCTCCTCTTCAAAGGCCAATCTGGACGATGACAAATCTGTCAATCTCGGCAGTCCTGCTACAGCAGCGAGACAGATGAAAAG ATATCCGGTTACTGGACCCGGACCAGTTAGCTTGAATAATAACTCAAAGATAAAGTCATTGCCAACTCCACGGTGGAAGAGAGTGGTCTTGAGAATTAATGGTATGGCGTTATCTGGAGGTACCCAAAATGTCGACCCTAAG GTAGTTATGCTAATTGCTAAGGAAATTGCAATTGCTAGTGGTGCAGGCTTGGAG GTGGCAGTTGTTGTTGGTGGTCGAAATTACTTTTGTGGTGACACTTGGATGACCACAATTGGAATTGACAAGTCTTCAACTTTTCAGATAGG AATGATGGCatcattgatgaactctataatgcTCCAAGCGTCACTGGAGAAGATTGGCATTGAGGCACGTATACATTCTACCTTAATGTTGCAAGAGATTGCTGAACCATACATAAGGCGGCGAGCTATCCGCCATCTTGAAAAAGGAAAAGTTGTTATTTTTGGAGCTGGTGCTGAAGCTGGAAATTCAATTCTTAGCACTGATACTGCAGCTGCCTTGAGGGCCTCTGAGA TTCATGCAAACGCTGTTCTTAAAGGCACTACCTCAGATGACTTCTACAATTGCCATTCAAGAAACAACAATGGCGGTGCATTCGAGCACATTTCATTCAGAGAGTTTGTTTCAAGAGGTTTTACCGCAGTCGACATAGCAGCACTTAATATTTGCGAAGAGAGCCACATTCCCA ttgttctttttagtttattAGAGCCTGGCAATCTCACAAAGGCACTTTGTGGAGACCAAGTAGGCATTATGATCGACCAATCGGGGAGGATTAACTGA
- the LOC122009721 gene encoding AT-hook motif nuclear-localized protein 1-like isoform X2, whose product MEGVAAGGIAGDISGGAEAKHSSTSSTPSPTPSPPLPTAAFYHAGAHGMEAATEAPGMATGMMCGVVGADPGDLFRGKKRGRPKKYGSDGTAPALTLPASASPFSSDGKRSKGRPPGSGKHQLLAALGEWFACSAGGNFTPHVVTISAGEDAAARILSFSQKGPRSICILSANGAISNVTLRQPGSSGGTLTYEGRFEILSLSGSFTLTANGGGVRSRTGGISVSLAGPDGRVIGGGVAGSLLAASPIQVVVGSFTPNTFSKDQKPKPAPLQTPPAMPARPISQASPQDDCEMSTSSAALPVEPPDGSTANPSTPDPALRAASWHGLQSSEHDPSPDINVCLHGEY is encoded by the exons ATGGAAGGCGTTGCAGCCGGCGGGATTGCCGGAGATATATCCGGAGGCGCGGAAGCGAAGCACTCCTCTACGTCTTCTACTCCCTCGCCAACCCCCTCGCCGCCGCTGCCGACGGCGGCATTTTACCATGCAGGAGCTCACGGGATGGAGGCGGCGACGGAGGCGCCCGGCATGGCCACGGGAATGATGTGCGGGGTGGTCGGAGCTGACCCCGGAGACCTTTTCCGGGGAAAGAAGAGAGGCAGGCCGAAGAAGTACGGGTCCGACGGCACGGCTCCGGCACTGACGTTACCCGCCTCCGCCTCCCCTTTCTCCTCGGACGGCAAACGGAGCAAAGGTCGGCCGCCGGGTTCCGGCAAGCACCAGCTCCTCGCCGCTCTCG GAGAGTGGTTTGCGTGCTCAGCAGGAGGAAATTTTACACCCCATGTCGTCACTATTTCCGCCGGCGAG GATGCTGCCGCAAGGATACTTTCCTTCTCGCAAAAGGGACCAAGATCCATCTGCATTCTCTCTGCCAACGGAGCCATCTCCAATGTCACCTTAAGGCAACCTGGTTCTTCCGGCGGCACCCTGACTTACGAG GGCCGGTTTGAGATCCTGTCGCTCTCTGGATCCTTCACGCTCACTGCGAACGGCGGCGGCGTCCGCAGTAGAACCGGCGGGATTAGCGTGTCGCTCGCCGGCCCCGATGGCCGTGTCATCGGCGGAGGCGTCGCTGGGTCGCTGCTCGCAGCGAGTCCAATTCAA GTGGTGGTCGGAAGCTTCACGCCCAACACTTTCTCCAAGGATCAAAAGCCGAAACCCGCGCCGCTGCAAACTCCTCCAGCAATGCCCGCGAGGCCGATTTCGCAGGCCAGCCCCCAAGACGACTGCGAGATGTCCACCTCATCGGCGGCGTTGCCCGTCGAGCCACCGGACGGAAGCACGGCGAACCCCAGTACTCCAGACCCTGCTCTTCGCGCCGCCAGTTGGCACGGCCTGCAGTCGTCGGAGCACGATCCCTCGCCGGATATCAACGTATGTTTGCATGGAGAGTACTGA
- the LOC122009721 gene encoding AT-hook motif nuclear-localized protein 1-like isoform X1, whose product MEGVAAGGIAGDISGGAEAKHSSTSSTPSPTPSPPLPTAAFYHAGAHGMEAATEAPGMATGMMCGVVGADPGDLFRGKKRGRPKKYGSDGTAPALTLPASASPFSSDGKRSKGRPPGSGKHQLLAALGEWFACSAGGNFTPHVVTISAGEDAAARILSFSQKGPRSICILSANGAISNVTLRQPGSSGGTLTYEVIEPKTSFIFHLNLNLARAHEQGRFEILSLSGSFTLTANGGGVRSRTGGISVSLAGPDGRVIGGGVAGSLLAASPIQVVVGSFTPNTFSKDQKPKPAPLQTPPAMPARPISQASPQDDCEMSTSSAALPVEPPDGSTANPSTPDPALRAASWHGLQSSEHDPSPDINVCLHGEY is encoded by the exons ATGGAAGGCGTTGCAGCCGGCGGGATTGCCGGAGATATATCCGGAGGCGCGGAAGCGAAGCACTCCTCTACGTCTTCTACTCCCTCGCCAACCCCCTCGCCGCCGCTGCCGACGGCGGCATTTTACCATGCAGGAGCTCACGGGATGGAGGCGGCGACGGAGGCGCCCGGCATGGCCACGGGAATGATGTGCGGGGTGGTCGGAGCTGACCCCGGAGACCTTTTCCGGGGAAAGAAGAGAGGCAGGCCGAAGAAGTACGGGTCCGACGGCACGGCTCCGGCACTGACGTTACCCGCCTCCGCCTCCCCTTTCTCCTCGGACGGCAAACGGAGCAAAGGTCGGCCGCCGGGTTCCGGCAAGCACCAGCTCCTCGCCGCTCTCG GAGAGTGGTTTGCGTGCTCAGCAGGAGGAAATTTTACACCCCATGTCGTCACTATTTCCGCCGGCGAG GATGCTGCCGCAAGGATACTTTCCTTCTCGCAAAAGGGACCAAGATCCATCTGCATTCTCTCTGCCAACGGAGCCATCTCCAATGTCACCTTAAGGCAACCTGGTTCTTCCGGCGGCACCCTGACTTACGAGGTAATTGAGCCCAAAACCTCTTTTATCTTCCATTTGAATCTTAATCTTGCTCGTGCACACGAACAGGGCCGGTTTGAGATCCTGTCGCTCTCTGGATCCTTCACGCTCACTGCGAACGGCGGCGGCGTCCGCAGTAGAACCGGCGGGATTAGCGTGTCGCTCGCCGGCCCCGATGGCCGTGTCATCGGCGGAGGCGTCGCTGGGTCGCTGCTCGCAGCGAGTCCAATTCAA GTGGTGGTCGGAAGCTTCACGCCCAACACTTTCTCCAAGGATCAAAAGCCGAAACCCGCGCCGCTGCAAACTCCTCCAGCAATGCCCGCGAGGCCGATTTCGCAGGCCAGCCCCCAAGACGACTGCGAGATGTCCACCTCATCGGCGGCGTTGCCCGTCGAGCCACCGGACGGAAGCACGGCGAACCCCAGTACTCCAGACCCTGCTCTTCGCGCCGCCAGTTGGCACGGCCTGCAGTCGTCGGAGCACGATCCCTCGCCGGATATCAACGTATGTTTGCATGGAGAGTACTGA
- the LOC122009721 gene encoding AT-hook motif nuclear-localized protein 1-like isoform X3: MEGVAAGGIAGDISGGAEAKHSSTSSTPSPTPSPPLPTAAFYHAGAHGMEAATEAPGMATGMMCGVVGADPGDLFRGKKRGRPKKYGSDGTAPALTLPASASPFSSDGKRSKGRPPGSGKHQLLAALGEWFACSAGGNFTPHVVTISAGEDAAARILSFSQKGPRSICILSANGAISNVTLRQPGSSGGTLTYEVVVGSFTPNTFSKDQKPKPAPLQTPPAMPARPISQASPQDDCEMSTSSAALPVEPPDGSTANPSTPDPALRAASWHGLQSSEHDPSPDINVCLHGEY, from the exons ATGGAAGGCGTTGCAGCCGGCGGGATTGCCGGAGATATATCCGGAGGCGCGGAAGCGAAGCACTCCTCTACGTCTTCTACTCCCTCGCCAACCCCCTCGCCGCCGCTGCCGACGGCGGCATTTTACCATGCAGGAGCTCACGGGATGGAGGCGGCGACGGAGGCGCCCGGCATGGCCACGGGAATGATGTGCGGGGTGGTCGGAGCTGACCCCGGAGACCTTTTCCGGGGAAAGAAGAGAGGCAGGCCGAAGAAGTACGGGTCCGACGGCACGGCTCCGGCACTGACGTTACCCGCCTCCGCCTCCCCTTTCTCCTCGGACGGCAAACGGAGCAAAGGTCGGCCGCCGGGTTCCGGCAAGCACCAGCTCCTCGCCGCTCTCG GAGAGTGGTTTGCGTGCTCAGCAGGAGGAAATTTTACACCCCATGTCGTCACTATTTCCGCCGGCGAG GATGCTGCCGCAAGGATACTTTCCTTCTCGCAAAAGGGACCAAGATCCATCTGCATTCTCTCTGCCAACGGAGCCATCTCCAATGTCACCTTAAGGCAACCTGGTTCTTCCGGCGGCACCCTGACTTACGAG GTGGTGGTCGGAAGCTTCACGCCCAACACTTTCTCCAAGGATCAAAAGCCGAAACCCGCGCCGCTGCAAACTCCTCCAGCAATGCCCGCGAGGCCGATTTCGCAGGCCAGCCCCCAAGACGACTGCGAGATGTCCACCTCATCGGCGGCGTTGCCCGTCGAGCCACCGGACGGAAGCACGGCGAACCCCAGTACTCCAGACCCTGCTCTTCGCGCCGCCAGTTGGCACGGCCTGCAGTCGTCGGAGCACGATCCCTCGCCGGATATCAACGTATGTTTGCATGGAGAGTACTGA